Proteins from a genomic interval of bacterium:
- a CDS encoding DegT/DnrJ/EryC1/StrS family aminotransferase: MPFPRFRVSMPLSEIPRFLGPVTPGAVGEFARAFRKFGGFGPVFPTDSGRSAFKMILAALEPEPGAEIVFPAYTFHPMPVLAAECGLVPVFADVEPGTWNLSPESFAAAVTSRTRAVVPTHLFGVPARMDEIAAAARARGIAVVEDCAHALGADYHGRPAGNSGDAAVFTFAPSKNLPCWGGGMIAANNPELAARLEVLTAATSAPPRSALVRRHFGNMAAMLATHPLLYGWTLYPITRAAARSGRDPFETKFIEEAIPPRPPTVRPPGPERSFRGRGLSPVQAAAGLRQLRRFPRWLEIQRAHARFLRHRLENLALLQFQQEPPGASSSFLYLRVRVEDPGEVRRRLLLGGVDTKADDMRDCSSLPFFHAASCPVAARLGGHCIELPCSPLYSAQDIENIARRIIRSLR, translated from the coding sequence ATGCCTTTCCCCCGGTTCCGGGTGAGCATGCCGCTTTCGGAGATACCCCGGTTTTTGGGGCCGGTTACCCCCGGAGCGGTCGGGGAGTTCGCCCGGGCGTTTCGGAAATTCGGCGGTTTCGGACCGGTTTTCCCAACGGATTCGGGCCGCTCCGCCTTCAAAATGATCTTAGCCGCCCTGGAGCCGGAACCGGGGGCCGAGATCGTTTTTCCCGCCTACACCTTTCACCCCATGCCGGTTCTCGCCGCGGAATGCGGCCTGGTCCCGGTTTTCGCCGATGTGGAACCGGGAACCTGGAACCTGTCCCCGGAATCGTTTGCCGCCGCGGTCACCTCCCGCACCCGGGCGGTCGTCCCCACCCACCTTTTCGGGGTCCCGGCGCGGATGGACGAAATCGCCGCCGCCGCCCGGGCCCGCGGCATCGCCGTGGTCGAGGATTGCGCCCATGCCCTGGGCGCAGATTACCACGGCCGGCCGGCCGGAAATTCCGGGGACGCGGCGGTATTCACCTTTGCTCCCAGCAAGAACCTCCCCTGCTGGGGGGGCGGCATGATCGCGGCCAATAATCCGGAGCTGGCGGCCCGGTTGGAGGTTCTGACGGCCGCGACGTCTGCGCCTCCCCGGAGCGCTCTCGTCCGCCGTCATTTCGGCAACATGGCGGCGATGCTGGCCACCCACCCGCTTCTGTACGGTTGGACGCTGTACCCCATTACCCGCGCGGCCGCCAGGTCCGGCCGAGACCCCTTCGAAACCAAGTTCATAGAGGAAGCGATTCCTCCCCGGCCCCCTACGGTGCGTCCGCCGGGTCCGGAACGATCGTTTCGGGGAAGGGGGCTTTCTCCGGTCCAGGCCGCGGCGGGGCTTCGCCAGCTCCGGCGGTTTCCCCGCTGGCTGGAGATTCAGCGCGCCCACGCCCGCTTTCTGCGCCACCGGCTGGAAAACCTTGCCCTCCTGCAATTTCAGCAGGAACCACCGGGAGCTAGTTCCTCCTTTCTCTATCTCCGGGTCCGGGTCGAGGACCCGGGGGAAGTGCGCCGCCGCCTGCTTCTTGGCGGGGTGGATACCAAGGCCGACGATATGCGGGACTGCTCCTCGTTGCCGTTTTTTCATGCGGCTTCGTGTCCCGTGGCGGCGCGCCTGGGCGGCCACTGTATCGAACTTCCCTGCAGCCCCCTGTATTCGGCGCAGGATATCGAGAATATCGCCCGGCGAATCATCCGCAGCCTCCGTTGA
- a CDS encoding radical SAM protein, whose translation MKIRDGAYFAKEIALMNAFPSRRVPLSVHVGVTNRCSNRCRYCNFESRPREDEWETGELLKVLEEIGNAGGRRVQFTGGEPMLRDDIGKVLNRARGLGLFTGLSTNGFSVPGRIGELRGADMVQVSYDGPPEVHGYLRGEKSHAEAVAALDALLAAGIPAWINTVLTTVNSGHIGEIVEFARSRGITANFVLLDFFLEPGGHFHPALSRIEGLVLRGAARREALEELIGLKKAGAPVGGSLPYLENARDWPYEDRVTGPEPSRLYRCWAGRATAHLEADGMLYACGMGVGRVEGVDARKLGFAEAWKRLRPLPGCRSCTMACGVEANLLFSMNPRAAINWIGLV comes from the coding sequence ATGAAAATACGCGACGGCGCCTACTTCGCCAAGGAAATCGCGCTCATGAACGCTTTCCCTTCCCGGAGAGTTCCCCTGAGCGTGCACGTCGGAGTGACCAACCGCTGCAGCAACCGCTGCCGGTATTGCAACTTCGAATCGCGCCCGCGCGAAGACGAGTGGGAAACCGGGGAACTGCTCAAGGTTCTGGAGGAGATCGGGAACGCGGGCGGCCGCCGGGTTCAGTTCACGGGGGGGGAGCCCATGCTTCGGGACGACATCGGGAAGGTTCTGAACCGGGCCCGGGGACTGGGGCTGTTCACCGGGTTGTCCACCAACGGATTTTCGGTCCCCGGCCGGATCGGGGAACTGCGCGGGGCCGACATGGTCCAGGTTTCCTACGACGGGCCGCCCGAGGTCCACGGCTATCTGCGCGGAGAGAAGAGTCACGCCGAAGCGGTGGCGGCGCTCGACGCCCTGCTGGCGGCGGGAATCCCCGCCTGGATCAACACCGTTCTCACCACCGTCAATTCCGGGCATATCGGGGAGATCGTTGAGTTCGCCCGCTCCCGCGGCATCACGGCCAATTTCGTGCTCCTGGATTTTTTCCTGGAGCCCGGGGGGCATTTCCATCCCGCCCTTTCCCGGATAGAGGGACTGGTTCTTCGCGGAGCCGCGAGGCGGGAGGCCCTGGAGGAGTTGATCGGGTTGAAGAAAGCCGGGGCACCGGTGGGAGGGTCATTGCCCTACCTGGAAAACGCCCGGGACTGGCCCTACGAGGACCGCGTCACCGGACCGGAACCCTCCCGGCTTTACCGCTGTTGGGCGGGCCGGGCCACCGCCCATCTGGAAGCGGACGGGATGCTGTATGCCTGCGGGATGGGCGTGGGCCGCGTGGAAGGCGTGGACGCGAGAAAACTGGGGTTCGCGGAGGCGTGGAAGCGCCTGCGGCCGCTTCCCGGGTGCCGCAGCTGCACCATGGCCTGCGGGGTCGAAGCCAACCTGCTTTTCTCGATGAACCCGCGCGCGGCAATCAACTGGATCGGCTTGGTCTAG